The Gymnogyps californianus isolate 813 unplaced genomic scaffold, ASM1813914v2 HiC_scaffold_40, whole genome shotgun sequence genome has a window encoding:
- the GMIP gene encoding GEM-interacting protein has translation MNGPGAWDSAGRARIAGGSPGRCLPPGHEPDAGCLAAAWASIQSPAAGDRAGCVDLTAGEVLRITKHLRNIDRKFQSFRELFRKGEVISASIEAKLADLLQAISSFLSTYPALTGDAIQPAVATLIANINGLDNQEKTPENRKRYSEIFRSLDAIEISIGNATVDMFIGDADSTDDTDLTTETEVAPVSESFCKSKTSSERQMQADITVQEADEMLIKCEGGIDAALEYAKMWCKYVKELLSWIEKRLSYETEFAKGMVKIAESGRNAIFQQYNMPLRALYTMVLEHDIKVGNSAAETAGLLQQKEFYQPLSAKKNEIEKWRKEFKDQWTKEQKRMNESLSSLRKSRLQYIQRCEELEKAKHLSAKAEDEYQSTAITNPGSANKQLEKRRRSCEEAQAKVQETEALYKMCISDANFRRQELEKVRARIVSHIRKLIYQGDEVLTWVTLRMFKQRQTQSEQIPVGYQYLSEVCKPYKAGEKYLEFIQALQKKDIHMEVYEFEPLASGGQRSPPSSKKKMALHYTGPSSTAKDASTPEEMPRKQFSTNGEQSANKSLCSDTESLGGSCESRSLDSPNSSPGNSNRKLLKAPSTGTMSSSDDFEERDSLQTFENENGTSQQQFKNILLSSAAQTHRLRKLRGPSKCRECDTFMVSGFECEECCLACHKKCLENLLITCGHKKLPNRVPLFGIDFTQVPRDFPEEVPFIVVKCTSEIEARALGVQGIYRISGSKARVEKLCQAFENGRSLVELSEHSPHDITGVLKHFLKELSAPVLLSQLYNDLIALAKDLQKPGEEKLDCAGFPSDPIQSMKDLLSKLPGSNYNTLRHLIAHLYRVAEKYEENKMSPNNLGIVFGPTLIRPGSGSDVSMSCLVDSGYQAQIVEFLIQNYERVFGMDDLPSSLSLGCENPSQEASTEKDEGPQSPNTVQTITLENFSSKHGLNTDCVSDNSFSREGINELTLEGAHSPLSVDMNTSIGSELEDLEDSVQEKTDSDSDTVLGTQPRCHFSRQPVKYIRTQAKTKPVIPKSSNLPLRTTTLANMAMESGAEGNPTDSTSTTKDILEESTRSRNSSTDTSTLKQRSGGRQQLKHFEITQETARIVSKFKVDDTCVSPEPSLESTGSTEKAEDLNPGTYL, from the exons GAGAAGTTATTTCAGCTTCTATTGAAGCCAAACTGGCAGACTTACTGCAAgccatctcctccttcctgagCACATATCCTGCCTTGACCGGGGATGCCATCCAGCCTGCAGTAGCAACACTTATCGCCAATATCAATG GTCTCGACAATCAAGAGAAGACACCTGAAAATAGGAAGCGGTACAGTGAGATATTCCGGAGCCTGGATGCCATAGAAATCTCAATTGGAAATGC GACGGTCGATATGTTCATTGGCGATGCTGACAGCACTGACGACACAGACCTGACCACAGAAACAGAGGTCGCTCCG GTGAGTGAAAGTTTCTGCAAGAGCAAAACCAGTTCAGAGAGGCAAATGCAGGCAGACATAACAG TTCAGGAGGCAGACGAAATGCTGATAAAATGTGAAGGTGGCATCGACGCAGCCCTCGAATATGCCAAAATGTGGTGTAAATATGTCAAAGAGCTTCTCAGCTGGATTGAAAAACGTCTGAGTTACG AGACAGAGTTTGCCAAAGGGATGGTGAAGATAGCAGAATCGGGACGAAATGCCATCTTCCAACAG TACAACATGCCTCTTCGGGCGCTATATACAATGGTCCTGGAACATGACATAAAGGTTGGAAATTCAGCTGCTGAGACTGCAGGGTTGCTCCAACAGAAGGAATTCTACCAG cctctgTCAGCCAAGAAGAATGAAATtgagaaatggaggaaagaatTCAAAGATCAGTGGACAAAGGAGCAAAAGAGAATG AATGAATCTTTGTCATCCCTGCGCAAGTCCCGCCTGCAATACATACAGCGCTGCGAGGAgctggagaaagcaaagcacTTGAGTGCCAAGGCAGAGGACGAATACCAGAGCACAGCCATCACCAACCCCGGCAGCGCCAACAAGCAGCTGGAGAAGCGACGCCGTTCTTGCGAGGAGGCACAAGCCAAG GTTCAGGAAACAGAAGCTTTGTACAAGATGTGCATCAGCGATGCCAACTTTCGGCGACAAGAACTGGAGAAAGTGCGAGCACGGATCGTCTCCCATATTCGGAAGCTCATTTACCAAGGGGATGAGGTGCTGACGTGG GTCACTTTAAGGATGTTCAAGCAGCGGCAGACTCAGTCAGAACAGATTCCAGTGGGATACCAATACCTGTCTGAGGTCTGCAAGCCATACAAAGCGGGCGAGAAATACCTGGAATTCATTCAGgctctgcagaagaaagatATTCATATGGAAGTGTATGAATTCGAGCCACTCGCTTCCGGAGGgcagag gtcccctcccagcagcaaaaagaagatGGCATTGCATTACACAGGACCCTCTTCCACAGCAAAGGATGCGAGCACGCCAGAAGAGATGCCCAGAAAGCAGTTCTCCACAAACGGTGAACAGA GTGCGAACAAATCCCTCTGCAGCGACACAGAAAGCCTCGGTGGGAGTTGTGAATCCCGGTCCCTGGACTCTCCCAATTCTAGCCCAG GAAACTCTAATAGGAAATTGTTGAAAGCTCCATCCACTGGCACCATGTCCTCCTCAGATGATTTTGAAGAGAGAGATTCCTTGCAAACTTTTGAAAATG AAAACGGTACATCTCAGCAGCAGTTTAAGAACATCCTCCTCTCCAGCGCAGCACAGACCCACCGGCTCCGGAAGCTGCGGGGACCATCCAAGTGCAGGGAGTGCGACACCTTCATGGTCAGCGGCTTCGAGTGCGAGGAG TGCTGCCTGGCCTGCCACAAGAAGTGTCTCGAGAACCTGCTCATCACCTGCGGCCACAAGAAGTTGCCCAACCGAGTACCTCTTTTTGGCATTGACTTCACGCAGGTTCCTCGAGATTTCCCAGAGGAAGTTCCCTTCATAGTGGTGAAATGCACCTCGGAAATTGAAGCCCGTGCCCTCGGGGTGCAG GGGATCTATCGGATAAGTGGATCCAAAGCCCGGGTGGAAAAGCTGTGCCAGGCGTTCGAGAACGGACGGAGCCTGGTGGAGCTCTCCGAGCACTCTCCCCACGACATCACTGGGGTCCTGAAGCATTTCCTGAAGGAA CTTTCGGCACCAGTGCTGCTGTCCCAGCTCTATAACGATCTCATCGCGCTTGCCAAAGATTTGCAAAAACCTGGGGAAGAAAAGTTGGATTGCGCAGGCTTCCCTTCCGATCCCATCCAGAGCATGAAGGACTTGCTGAGCAAATTGCCTGGAAGCAACTACAACACGCTGCGGCACCTCATTGCACACTTGTACAG GGTGGCAGAGAAATACGAAGAGAACAAGATGTCCCCAAACAACCTGGGCATAGTATTTGGGCCAACTCTGATCCGGCCAGGCTCAGGGAGCGATGTCTCAATGTCATGCCTTGTTGACTCTGGGTATCAAGCCCAGATTGTGGAGTTTCTCATTCAGAACTACGAAAGGGTGTTTGGGATGGATGACCTGCCTTCATCCTTATCCCTTGGATGTGAAAATCCTTCGCAAGAAGCATCGACAGAAAAGGATGAAGGACCTCAGAGCCCAAACACAGTCCAGACCATAACTCTAGAG AATTTCTCCTCCAAGCACGGTTTAAACACGGACTGTGTCTCTGATAACTCGTTTTCCAGGGAAGGCATCAATGAGCTGACTCTGGAGGGAGCCCACAGCCCATTAAGCGTGGAT ATGAATACAAGTATTGGCTCTGAGCTGGAGGACCTGGAGGACTCTGTGCAGGAAAAGACAGACAGTGATTCGGACACGGTCCTAGGGACCCAGCCCAGATGCCATTTCAGCCGACAACCTGTAAAATATATTCGAACACAGGCAAAAACGAAACCAGTCATTCCCAAGTCTTCCAATTTGCCCTTGAGGACTACCACATTAGCCAACATGGCAATGGAGTCTGGTGCAGAAGGCAACCCTACCGACAGCACCTCCACGACAAAGGACATCCTGGAGGAGAGCACTAGGAGCAGGAACAGCTCGACCGACACAAGCACACTCAAGCAGCGCTCAGGGGGGAGACAGCAGCTCAAACATTTTGAGATCACACAGGAAACGGCCAGGATTGTCTCAAAGTTTAAAGTCGATGACACTTGTGTGTCCCCTGAGCCCTCTCTGGAGAGCACGGGATCTACTGAGAAAGCAGAGGACCTCAACCCAGGGACATACCtatag
- the LPAR2 gene encoding lysophosphatidic acid receptor 2 — translation MKHCFYNETVGFFYNNSRKELTTYWRTKDVLVVALGLTVSVIVLLTNLLVISAIIINRRFHYPIYYLLGNLAAADLFAGIAYMFLMFHTGPRTAELSLKTWFIRQSLLDTSLTASVVNLLAIAVERHQTVFTMQLHSKMSNQRVMILIFCIWVTALLLGLIPSYGWHCLCALEKCSSMAPLYSRSYLTFWAISNLVIFLIMVVVYTHIFIYVKRKMTRMSKHTSFHPRYKETMISLVKTVTIILSAFVICWTPGQVVLLLDGLGCKSCNVLAVEKYVLLLAEINSLINAIVYSYRDNEMRSTFRRILCFVCYRNSKYTPTVVKLNTTDRRTLSQNGHFTVDSSI, via the exons ATGAAGCACTGTTTTTACAATGAGACTGTGGGGTTCTTCTACAACAACAGCCGCAAAGAGCTGACCACGTACTGGAGGACGAAGGATGTCCTGGTGGTTGCCCTGGGCCTGACAGTGAGTGTCATTGTGCTCCTGACCAACCTGCTGGTCATCAGCGCTATCATCATCAACCGGCGTTTCCACTACCCCATCTACTACCTGCTGGGGAACTTGGCAGCTGCCGACCTCTTTGCTGGCATCGCGTACATGTTTCTCATGTTCCACACGGGGCCCAGGACAGCAGAGCTCTCCCTGAAGACCTGGTTCATCCGTCAGAGCCTGCTGGACACCAGCTTGACAGCCTCTGTGGTGAACCTGCTGGCAATCGCTGTAGAAAGGCACCAGACTGTTTTCACTATGCAGTTACACAGCAAAATGTCCAACCAGCGTGTGATGATCCTCATCTTCTGTATTTGGGTCACGGCCCTGCTCCTGGGGCTCATCCCGTCCTATGGCTGGCACTGCCTCTGTGCCCTGGAGAAGTGCTCCAGCATGGCACCGCTCTACAGCAGGAGCTACCTGACCTTCTGGGCCATCTCCAACCTCGTCATCTTCCTGATCATGGTGGTTGTGTACACGCACATCTTCATCTATGTCAAAAGGAAGATGACACGGATGTCCAAGCACACTAGCTTCCACCCCCGCTACAAGGAGACCATGATCAGCCTTGTCAAGACGGTCACTATTATCCTAA GTGCCTTTGTTATCTGCTGGACTCCAGGACAAGTTGTGCTCCTCCTGGATGGCTTGGGCTGCAAGAGCTGCAATGTTCTAGCGGTGGAGAAATATGTCCTTTTGCTGGCAGAGATCAATTCGTTGATAAACGCTATTGTCTACTCTTACAGGGACAACGAGATGCGTAGCACCTTCCGGAGGATCCTCTGCTTTGTCTGTTATAGGAATTCCAAATACACCCCCACGGTGGTGAAGTTAAACACCACAGACCGCAGAACACTTTCTCAGAACGGGCACTTTACTGTGGATTCCTCTATTTAG